Genomic DNA from Perognathus longimembris pacificus isolate PPM17 chromosome 6, ASM2315922v1, whole genome shotgun sequence:
CCTACTTCCCTGTCTTCTTCAGTCCGTGGCCAGTCCTTATGTGGGCGCCAGTGTCGATTAGCGCggaccccctccccttcctcctcctcccagccccctcccttctGCTCTCCTCCAGCCCCTTTCATCGGCTGGTCCATTCCCCTAATCCTGGCCCCCTCCCCTAATCCCCCCCATCCGACCCCAGGCCGGCTGCAGCTATTGTAAGgtggagagaaaggggagggggaccgagagaaaggagagggtgggggagggccacCTGTTCCAAGACCCCCTTCTAAGACCAGACTGGACACTAGGATGGAGCTCAGAACAAACCACCCGTGGGGGCCATAGGACCCAAGGAGTTGGGGGGAAGGGACCAGCACTGCAGAACCAGTGAAGGGGGGGATGGGGCAGAAAcccctccctccaaaaagacCCGGAGTGTCAGGCATACACAGTGACATACACTCTTTGCTCTCACACCCGGCGGCGGGGGTTGCCCTGGGAGACCAGGCAGTGAAAGGGAACAATCCCTtcgggaaagggagagaggggggaggtggggaagggtcTGAGGGTTTGGACACAAGAAGAACCGGAGGTGGCAGGGAAGAGGATTTGGAATTTATTAGGGTCACAAGCACCCCTGCCTCCCATATTCAGCATTCCCGGCCATACACCGCCACCCCTTTTGTGGCCTGGGAACTTAGCGTCCTCATCAGCAGGAGGCCAGGGGAGCAGTGGGGGAGTGAGCCGAGTCCAGGGTCCTTGAAGCAGTTACATGAAAAGACCTCCTGGGAAGGGAAGAGACATTTGGATAGCCACATGGGTGAAGTACACGGTTGAGGGGGAGTACCCAGATCTGTTCCTGGCAGAGGAGGATTCTGCCCTTCTCAGATGCTCCACATTTGCTCCccttatttgctttaaaaaatatggtCTGGGTTCCACTCTCTGCCCTCTTGCTCCCTACAATGACCTCGTACCAGAGACTTCCACGGAGGCCCCTGTGATGTATCCGCTGTCTTCAGAGGCCAAGAATGCAACCACATTTGCCACATCTAAGGGAATGGTGGGAATGAGGAGAAGGCAGAATTCCACTTACTTCATAGACCCAAGGCAGCCATATTTCCCCCAGCCCCAAATCCATGCCAACCATGAGTCCTGGTGAGAGCCTCTCAACCTACAAATTTGGGCATATCTTCGTTTGGCCCCCCTCACCACTTGATGCTCACCCTCAGGGTCCCCGAAGTGTCCCATTGGGATTATTCCATTCACCTGTAAGGAAACACTGAGTGGAAGTTTCTTTtttatggattttctttttttgaagacggagttacttttttttcttttgtctttatccaTCATATATCTATTGAACACTTACATGTATCGAATACTAGCATTACACCTACTCTTCTTTCCCTCCGAGGCCCAGGGAGGTTGGGTCTCTGACCCATTCTGCCTTCCACTTACAGTATCCTACCTTGTCCTTTACTTTCTGTGGCATTTTCTGTGTCATAGGTGTTGCAATGAACCCTGGGAGGACAGAGTTACAGCGGATCCCATATCTGTGGAAGGGAGAGTGGTTGCTGACTGTGGAGAAGACACTGACCCCTCCCTCAGACCCCTGCACATAGGTACCGCGGTAAGCCCAGGTGTGTGACCCACCGTCCGAGTTCCCGGGCTGCCGACTGGGTCAGCCCAACCACTCCTGCCTTGGATGCAGCATAGTTTGTCTGCCCCATGTTCCCCACCTACAGGTGAGCCAGAGGTGTAGAGTCAAGAGCCTCACGGGTTGACTTTTCTCCCTATGCCCACTTGGCTGGCTGACCAGGTCCCAGCTCAACCTAACCTTTGCAACAATGCTACTGATGTTGATGATGGAGCCGCGACAACCACTGGACACCAAGGCTTGGGCTGCAGCCTGAGTGACTAAAAAGATGCCCTGGCAGAAGAGggcagaaaggcaaaaaaaaaaaaaaaaagatcagctgggatgacagccctGCGAGTCCCTCCCCAAGCTGGCGGGAAGCAGAAGTCAGGTTCAGAAGTCACCACCTTGAGGTTGACAGCTATGACTTTGTCCCAATCATCTTCAGACATGCGGAGCAGAAACTCATCCCGAGTGATGCCTGCACAGGACACAACGACAGATGGCGGGCGAGAAAAGCAGGCctatgggagggagggggaggttaCACACCACGCCGCCACAAAGA
This window encodes:
- the Hsd17b8 gene encoding (3R)-3-hydroxyacyl-CoA dehydrogenase translates to MASQLRLGSALALVTGAGSGIGRAVSVRLAREGAAVAACDLDQAAARETVGLLGGPGSERGAPGGNHTAFQADVSETTTARRLLEQVQACFSRPPSVVVSCAGITRDEFLLRMSEDDWDKVIAVNLKGIFLVTQAAAQALVSSGCRGSIINISSIVAKVGNMGQTNYAASKAGVVGLTQSAARELGRYGIRCNSVLPGFIATPMTQKMPQKVKDKVNGIIPMGHFGDPEDVANVVAFLASEDSGYITGASVEVSGGLFM